A single genomic interval of Selenobaculum gibii harbors:
- the spoIIIAC gene encoding stage III sporulation protein AC — protein sequence MGLDLLFKIAGVGILVSVFHTALKQAGKEDMAHLCTLAGFTLVLLWVVELLGRLFHTVQDVFKLL from the coding sequence ATGGGATTAGATTTATTATTTAAGATTGCAGGCGTTGGGATTTTAGTATCTGTATTCCATACTGCATTAAAACAAGCAGGGAAAGAAGATATGGCACACTTATGCACATTGGCTGGATTTACTTTAGTTTTACTTTGGGTTGTTGAACTCTTGGGGCGTTTATTTCACACAGTGCAAGATGTTTTTAAGCTCTTATAA